Proteins co-encoded in one Synergistaceae bacterium genomic window:
- a CDS encoding lipoate--protein ligase, giving the protein MHFVDNVSHDPAFNLALEERLFRFPPDGGVFMLWRNEPSVIVGRFQNTAGEVNRPFARERGIRVARRMTGGGAVYHDLGNVNYSFILPFVDDGAFDFARFALPVVRVLERLGVRAEIGGRNDLCVNGRKISGSAQHSDGRHLLHHGAILFDADLSALEDALRVDEGKFASKGFASVRSRVANVMSLMPGHLTVEEFMEALRGCVPDARPMEVEPWRVAEAERLRDSKYGSWEWNWGESPSFTERKERRFPWGGVEALLDVSDGVIVKARFFGDYFGHDNRDLFERELEGRLYREDSLRAALEAFPPGLHFNGAGIEEFLDFLLS; this is encoded by the coding sequence GTGCACTTCGTCGACAACGTATCGCACGACCCGGCATTCAACCTCGCCCTGGAGGAGCGGCTGTTCCGCTTTCCCCCCGACGGAGGCGTCTTCATGCTTTGGAGGAACGAGCCGTCCGTGATAGTGGGTCGCTTTCAGAACACGGCCGGAGAGGTCAACCGTCCTTTCGCCAGGGAGAGGGGGATCAGGGTGGCCAGGAGGATGACCGGGGGCGGAGCTGTGTACCACGACCTGGGCAATGTGAACTACTCCTTCATCCTGCCGTTCGTGGACGACGGTGCGTTCGACTTCGCCCGCTTCGCCCTGCCGGTGGTGAGAGTTCTGGAGCGACTGGGGGTCCGGGCGGAGATCGGCGGGCGCAACGACCTGTGCGTGAACGGGAGAAAGATCTCGGGCAGCGCCCAGCACTCGGACGGGAGACATCTGCTCCACCACGGGGCGATCCTGTTCGACGCGGACCTGTCCGCCCTTGAGGATGCACTTAGGGTGGACGAGGGGAAGTTCGCCTCCAAGGGGTTTGCCTCGGTCCGGAGCCGCGTGGCCAATGTGATGTCACTGATGCCCGGGCACTTGACCGTGGAGGAGTTCATGGAGGCCCTGCGAGGCTGCGTGCCGGACGCCAGGCCGATGGAGGTCGAGCCCTGGCGGGTCGCGGAGGCGGAGAGGCTTCGCGACTCGAAGTACGGCTCATGGGAGTGGAACTGGGGGGAGTCTCCGTCCTTCACGGAGCGCAAGGAGAGGCGCTTTCCCTGGGGCGGAGTCGAGGCCCTGCTGGATGTGTCCGATGGCGTTATAGTGAAAGCGCGGTTCTTCGGCGACTACTTCGGCCACGACAACCGCGACCTGTTCGAGAGGGAGCTGGAGGGGCGGCTCTACAGGGAGGACTCGTTGCGCGCCGCCCTGGAAGCCTTCCCTCCCGGGCTGCACTTCAA